One genomic segment of Stigmatopora argus isolate UIUO_Sarg chromosome 1, RoL_Sarg_1.0, whole genome shotgun sequence includes these proteins:
- the lhfpl5b gene encoding LHFPL tetraspan subfamily member 5b, which yields MDLLPAQEAARIYHTNYVRNSRAIGALWAVFTTCFVIITVVVFIQPFWIGDSVNTPQAGYFGLFHYCIGNALTSELVCKGSLLDFGSIPSPAFRTAMFFVATSMLLVVGTVVCFSLFFFCNTGSVFKICAWMQLASAVLMVMGCMIYPDGWDAPEVKRMCGQRTDKYSLGNCTVRWAYILAIISILDALLLAFLSFTLGSRQDKLLPEDFELDGAENP from the exons aTGGACCTGCTTCCGGCCCAGGAAGCGGCGCGCATCTACCACACCAACTACGTGAGGAACTCCCGGGCCATCGGCGCCCTGTGGGCCGTGTTCACCACGTGCTTCGTCATCATCACGGTGGTGGTCTTCATCCAGCCCTTCTGGATCGGCGACAGCGTCAACACGCCGCAGGCGGGCTACTTCGGCCTCTTCCACTACTGCATCGGCAACGCGCTCACCTCGGAGCTCGTGTGCAAGGGCAGCCTGCTGGACTTCGGATCCATCCCGTCCCCGGCCTTCCGCACCGCCATGTTCTTCGTGGCCACCTCCATGCTGCTGGTGGTGGGCACCGTGGTCTGCTTCagcctcttcttcttctgcaaCACAGGCAGCGTTTTCAAAATATGCGCCTGGATGCAATTGGCCTCAG CTGTTTTGATGGTGATGGGCTGCATGATCTACCCCGACGGCTGGGATGCCCCTGAGGTGAAGAGGATGTGTGGCCAGCGGACTGACAAGTACAGCCTGGGCAACTGCACAGTGCGCTGGGCCTACATCTTGGCCATCATTAGCATCCTGGACGCTCTCCTGCTGGCCTTTCTCTCCTTCACGTTGGGTAGCAGGCAGGACAAGCTGCTGCCAGAGGATTTTGAGCTGGATGGCGCAG AAAACCCCTGA
- the srpk1a gene encoding SRSF protein kinase 1a, with amino-acid sequence MRKAFNTGGVGNRLLAKQATAPAYDMERKVLALQARKKRGKAKKPCKKQPANPRSRQQAEHESSPREPEEPEEILGSDDEEQEDPNDYCKGGYHHVKVGDLYNGKYHVIRKLGWGHFSTVWLAWDIQMKRFIAMKVVKSAEHYTETAVDEIKLLKSVRNSDPDDPKREMVVQMLDDFKISGVNGTHVCMVFEVLGHHLLKWIIKSNYQGLPLPCVKSIIRQVLQGLDYLHTKCQIIHTDIKPENILMSVEEPYVRKLAAEATEWQRAGAPPPSGSAISTAPAPKQSVKMSKNKKKKLKKKQKRQAALLEKCIMDLEEMEKITEPREEDEDVDEEPASPKGRACAPLRQTSVQNMRNQDLQESPVNEDELCELSCNGHVEVKERLPRWVEEDQHNGNSLEKKHHTISNGLECAELKDIEGAHCSEASPRHFSVGLQEEIQGNICREQGEDESDESLQNGKQTAGSLLVNPLEPINADKIKVKIADLGNACWVQKHFTEDIQTRQYRSLEVLIGAGYSTPADIWSSACMAFELATGDYLFEPHSGEDYSRDEDHIALIIELLGSVPRKLIMNGKYSKDFFTKKGDLKHITKLKPWGLLEVLVDKYEWPRPEAECFADFLLPMLELVPDKRATAADCLRHPWLAR; translated from the exons GCAGCCAGCAAATCCCCGAAGTCGGCAGCAAGCTGAACACGAATCCTCACCTCGGGAACCTGAAGAACCCGAAGAGATTCTGGGCTCTGATGATGAAGAGCAAGAGGATCCCAACGACTATTGCAAAG GCGGCTACCATCACGTGAAAGTAGGCGACCTTTACAATGGAAAATATCACGTCATCCGAAAATTGGGCTGGGGTCACTTCTCGACCGTCTGGCTTGCCTGGGACATTCA GATGAAAAGGTTTATTGCAATGAAGGTGGTCAAGAGTGCAGAGCATTACACAGAAACAGCTGTGGACGAGATCAAACTTCTCAAGTCT GTGAGAAACTCTGATCCTGATGACCCTAAACGGGAGATGGTGGTCCAGATGTTGGACGACTTTAAGATCTCTGGTGTCAATGGAACTC ATGTCTGCATGGTGTTTGAGGTTTTGGGCCATCATTTACTAAAGTGGATTATCAAATCAAATTACCAGGGTTTGCCCCTACCCTGTGTAAAGAGCATCATTCGTCAG GTTCTCCAGGGCCTTGACTACTTGCACACAAAGTGTCAGATCATTCACACAGACATCAAGCCTGAGAATATCCTCATGAGTGTTGAAGAGCCTTATGTACGTAAACTTGCAGCGGAAGCCACAGAATGGCAGCGGGCGGGAGCGCCACCTCCTTCAGGCTCAGCAA TTAGCACCGCACCGGCTCCAAAACAG AGTGTCAAAATGTCcaaaaacaagaagaagaaattaaaaaagaagcaaaagcgACAAGCGGCATTGCTGGAAAAGTGCATCATGGATCTAGAGGAGATGGAAAAGATCACCGAGCCAAGGGAGGAAGACGAGGATGTCGACGAGGAGCCGGCGTCGCCCAAGGGCCGTGCCTGTGCACCGTTGAGGCAGACGTCTGTACAGAATATGCGCAACCAAGACCTACAAG AGAGCCCCGTGAATGAAGACGAATTGTGCGAGCTGAGCTGTAACGGGCATGTGGAGGTGAAAGAGAGACTCCCCCGGTGGGTGGAGGAAGACCAACATAACGGCAACTCTCTCGAGAAAAAGCACCACACGATCAGCAATGGCTTGGAGTGCGCCGAGCTCAAGGACATCGAGGGAGCTCACTGCAGCGAGGCGTCGCCCAGGCACTTTTCTGTCGGCCTGCAGGAGGAAATCCAAGGGAACATTTGTCGAGAACAGGGAGAAGATGAAAGTGACGAAAGTCTGCAAAATG GCAAGCAAACCGCGGGATCCCTGCTGGTCAACCCACTTGAGCCAATCAATGCAGACAAGATCAAGGTCAAGATTGCAGATCTGGGAAATGCTTGCTGGGTG CAAAAACACTTTACCGAAGACATCCAGACACGGCAGTACCGCTCCTTAGAGGTGCTCATCGGTGCTGGTTACAGCACCCCGGCAGATATTTGGAGCTCAGCCTGCATG GCCTTTGAACTCGCTACAGGAGACTACTTGTTTGAACCCCATTCTGGTGAAGATTATTCCAGGGATGAAG ACCATATAGCGCTGATCATTGAACTGCTGGGGAGTGTCCCACGCAAACTCATAATGAATGGAAAATATTCCAAGGATTTTTTCACCaagaaag GGGACTTAAAGCACATCACCAAGCTAAAGccatgggggttgctggaggtgCTGGTGGACAAGTACGAATGGCCCCGCCCAGAGGCCGAGTGCTTTGCCGATTTTCTGCTCCCCATGCTGGAGCTGGTTCCCGACAAGAGGGCCACAGCGGCGGACTGCCTCCGTCACCCCTGGCTGGCCCGCTAG